TATGTTCATTCAGCTCAAATCACCGGATCATCAAACCGAGGTAATGGATCGCATCGCCACAGAAATTGCGCAAAAAGTACCAGACGTCACCGTGCAGGACATGAATCAACCGATGGGCGATTTGATTGGCGATCTGGCCGGTTCACCCCGACCGGTCGTGATTCGCCTGTTCGGACAAAGCCAACACGAACTGCAAGCCCTTGCGCCGAAAGTCGCCCGAGCCATCAGTGGCATCAACGGCATCAAGGAAGTGCAAAACGGCCTCGTGATTGCCGGCGATACGCTCGAATTTCATATTGATCGCAACAAGGCCGCGGTGGCCGACATCACGCCGGGCGCCATCGTGCAGCAAATGGGCACCTTGTTCGGCGGTACCGTCGCCACCCGCCTTGCCGAAGGCGAGCAAGTTGTCGGTGTGCGCGTCATTACGCCCAAATACCTGCGCGCCACGCCGCAAAGCCTGGAGAATATGGATTTGACCAATGCGGCGGGGCAGCCCGTTCGGGTGGGCGATGTGGGGCATTTTGTGTCCATCACCGGCACGCCGCAAATCACCCGCTATAACCAAAAGCCGATGGTGGCCGTCTCGGCGCGGATTGGTGGACGCGGCTTCGGCGGCACCATTGCCGATGTCAAAAAAGCCCTGGCTCAACCTGGCCTTTTGCCGCAGGGCGTTTATTACCAACTCTCGGGTTTGTATCAGCAACAGCAAATCGCCTTTCATGGCCTGATGCTGGTGTTTGCCACCGCCACTGCGCTGGTGTTTCTGGCTTTGCTGTTTTTATACGAACGCTTCGCCATCAGCCTATCGATCATCAGCGCGCCGCTGATGGCCGTGGCCGGGGTGTTGTTCGGGCTGTGGGTGACCGGTCAAACGCTCAATATCACCTCACTGATGGGGCTGACGATGATTATCGGCATCGTCACCGAAGTGGCCGTGTTTTACTTCTTTGAAGTCGGGCGTATCCGCAGCGGGCCGTGGGGCGATCGTTTAATCGAAGCCGGTGTGCGCCGCCTGCGCCCCACCATCATGACCAGCTTAGCGGCGATTTTAACCCTGCTGCCCTTGGCGCTCGGCATTGGGCAAGGCTCGGCCATGCAGCAACCCTTAGCCATCGCCATCATCAGCGGCATGATCGTGCAAATTCCCTTGGCCTTGCTGGTGATGCCAACGTTGTATCGGCTGTTCCTGCGGAAAAAATATTTGGCACAGCAGACAAGTGGATCATGAACAACCGTTCATTTCCCCGAAATCTCCGCGTAGGGTCGAGTCGTTAATCTGATTCCACTGATTCGATGGAGTCAGATTTAACCCAACAGGAGATAAATCCATGAAAACCAACCTCCGTTTGTCACGTGCTTTGACCGCAGCCGTTGTTCTTGCCCTCGGCGCCAGCACTGCCGTTGTTTACGCGAACAACAGCCCAGCCAAGGCGGATGCCAAAATCACCATGGAGCAAGCCAAGGCGCAAGCGTTGCAATTGCAACCCGGCACGATCAAAGATGCCGAACTGGAGCATGAACAGGGCGGTTCCGGTCTGCGTTATTCGTTCGATATTCAAACCCAACAAGGCGTGCATGAAGTGGGCATCGATGCAATGAACGGTGCCGTACTCGAAAACGACATCGACCACGGTGATGCCAACGATAAAACGGATGATCACAAAGATGGCGAAACACAAGACGACTGATCGCGTCGAACTGCGTTAAAGAAAGCTCTAAAAACTCGTCATTCCCGCGTAGGCGGGAATCCAGCGCTGTTGATTTTTCTGGGTTCCCGCTTTCGCGAGAACGACGAATCACGGTATTTCGAGGTGCCCTTAAGCCAATCGGCCCTATTCATGTAGCAATGAATGGGGCTTTTTCTTTGCAAGTTTGATGATTTTAGCCGTTATTTGGGCGTACCAACGTCCGGCAGGGTGACCCGTTGTCGTGTTGTTCGGAAAATTGTTCGGTCTTGATGGCGCCGTGTCGGTTTAAGGGGGTTATCAGAGGCCTCCTGGGCTTACCAGATATGTTTCCGCAGAATTACCTGATCCCATTTGATTTAAATGAGCGCGCTTGTTTCTGCACTAATTTCGCTGTGCCAAGCTGTCTTTGCGCACAGATATGGTGCAAAGAAAGGACCTCGTTATGCATTATTTATTGCATAACTATATGAAAAATATGTAAACACATCTCTTGGCCTGATTCATGCAATTTCAGTATTACTGTTTTTGAAGATGGTAATACCAAGAGAGAGAGGTGTGATATGAAGTCTGTTCTGCGTGCGGTATCTCGAGTTGTTTTGGGTGCGGTTTTTTTGGGTGGCAGTGCACTGGCTAGCGCGGCGCCATTGACGATTGGTTACAGCGATTGGCCGGGCTGGGTTGCCTGGCAGGTGGCCATTGAAAAGAACTGGTTCAAGGATGCCGGTGTCGATGTCAAGTTCGACTGGTTTGATTATGCGCCTTCAATGGAAGCCTTTGCGGCGGGCAAACTGGATGCCGTGACCATGACCAACGGCGATGCGCTGGTTACGGGGGCGACCGGTGCCAAGAGTGTAATGATTCTGATCAATGATTACAGCAATGGTAATGACATGATCGTCGGTGCGCCGGGTATCGATTCTCTTAAGGATCTCAAAGGCAAGAAGGTGGGTGTGGAGATCGGCTTTGTCGATCATCTGCTGCTGCTCAATGGCCTGCACAAGAACGGCATGACTGAAAATGATGTTCAGCTCGTGAATGTGCCGACCAATGAAACACCGCAGGTTCTGGCTTCCGGACAGGTATCCGCGATCGGGGCCTGGCAACCCAACTCCGGCGCGGCGTTGAAGTTGGTGCCGGGTTCCAAGCCGATCTACACCAGTGCTGACGCACCCGGCCTGATCTACGACGTGCTGGCCGTTTCTCCGCAGAGTTTGGCGATGCACCGCGCCGAGTGGGAAAAGGTGATTAAGGTCTGGTATCGAGTAGTTGATTACATCAACGATCCGAAGACACACGATGAGGCGGTGCGCATCATGGCTTCCCGCGTCGGTGTTCCACCAGAGGAATATCAAGCCTTCCTGAAGGGTACCAAGATCCTGACTCTGGCCGAAGCGAAGTCGCACTTCAAGAAAGGTCCCGGCCTGGATTCGATTTACGGCTCATCTGAAATCGTGGACAAGTTCAATGTCGATAACAAGGTGTACACAGTGCCGCAGGACATCAATTCCTACATTGATCCTGCGTTGACCGATGCGCTGAAGTAATCGCGTTACTAAATGAAACGAGTCTGATTGGAGATGAGTTCAATGGCCCATTCCTCGTGGTTCTCCGTTCGCCAGCCACTGGCCCCGCGCCGACGCTTCGTGTTGTCGCTGATGAGCTTCGGTATCCCGCTGCTTATCTGGTGCCTGGTGAGTTACGTGCCCGCGGTTTGGCACCCGATGATCAAAATCACCGATCCGGGCTCGGTGTCGTACTTCAGCGACGGGATGTTGCTGAATAAGGATCTGTTCTACAAGGAACAGGATCGGCTGGAAAAAGAAGGTAAAGCCCCGCCGCAAGGCATTCCAGCCAATCCGGTCTATTTGCCGACACCCGGGGCTGTGGCCACGGCGTTCTACACCGCCTTCACCACGCCGCCGCAACGTCGGGATGAAAAATGGCTTTACCAAAGCCTGGGGGACAGCATCTCGGTGATCTTCCTCGGGTTCCTCATTTCTTCGCTCATCGCTATTCCGTTGGGCATTCTGGCGGGTACCTTCGATCTGTTTTCACGATTGACGGAACCCTTTGTCGAGTTTTTCCGCTACTTGCCGGCGCCTGCGTTCGGTGCCTTGGCGGTCGCGATTCTCGGGATTAATGAAGCTCCGAAAATCGCCATCATCGTAATCGGCACGTTCTTTCAGCAAGTGCTGGTGGTCGCCAACACGACTCGGAAAATCGACACCTCGTTGCTTGAGGCCGCCATGACGCTGGGGGCCAACCGGCTGCATCTGTTATTCCGTGTGGTGATCCCGGGGATGCTGCCGGATCTGTTCAGAGACGTACGTGTCCTGCTGGGCTGGGCATGGACGTATCTGATCGTGGCCGAGATGATCGGTGCGAGTTCTGGCATCACCTGGTTCATTACCCAGCAGGCTCGGTACAAGAACTTCGAGAACGTGTATGCCGCCATCATGATGATCGGGTTCATTGGTATTACGACGGATCTGCTGCTTGCCTGGTTGTCCCGCCGGATCTTTCCGTGGCAGCGCGGCAGCAAGGCCTAAATAGAAGCTTCCTGAATAGATATTTAAGTAGAAAGCTTAGAAGGAACATCAGATGAGTGTGAACGATACAAACAGCGCCAACCATGACCTTAGCTACCTCGATCAGTCCGAGGCGGTCAGAGCGCGGTTCGAACGGTTGAAACAGCGGCCGGTCGTTCTGGAAGTCAAAGGGCTCGGCAAGAACTTTGACTCATCGCAAGGGCCGGTCACGGCGCTGAAGGACATTAACTTCAAGGTCCACAAACGCGAGTTTGTGTGTGTGATCGGTCCGTCCGGCTGCGGCAAATCGACCCTGATCCGCATTCTGGCCGGTCTTGAACAGGCCAGCGGCGGGGCGGTTCTGCTCGATGGCAAGCCGGTCGAAGGCCCGGGGCCGGAGCGGGGCATGGTTTTCCAGGGCTATACCCTGTTCCCCTGGTTGACCGTGAAGAAGAACGTGATGTTCGGTTTGCAGGTTTCCGGGCGGGGCGGGCTACCCGAACAGGAAGCGCTGCAATGGATCGATCTCGTCGGGTTGAGCAAGTTTGCCAATCATTATCCGCATCAGTTGTCCGGCGGCATGAAACAACGCGTTGCCATCGCACGGGCACTGGCCAATCAGCCACGCATCCTGCTGATGGACGAACCCTTCGGCGCGCTGGATGCCCAGACACGCGCTCGGATGCAGTCGCATCTGATGGAAATCTGGAAAAACATCGACATCACGATCGTGTTCATTACCCACGATCTGGACGAGGCGGTGTACCTCGCCGACCGGATTCTGGTGCTGAAGGCGCATCCGGGTGAAGTTCAGGAGCTGATCGAGGTGCCCGTGCCCCAGCCGCGCACGTCTGGTCACCTCGATTCGCCTGAATTCATTGCCACCAAGAAGCACATCGAGTCGCTGATTCATCCGAAGAGCATGGATGAGGAAGAGGGCGAGCACCTCAACATGATGCGGATGGTGCGCGTGGATGACGCGGTTGGAGACATTTTCTGATGGAGCGCGC
This region of Halothiobacillus neapolitanus c2 genomic DNA includes:
- a CDS encoding PepSY domain-containing protein; the encoded protein is MKTNLRLSRALTAAVVLALGASTAVVYANNSPAKADAKITMEQAKAQALQLQPGTIKDAELEHEQGGSGLRYSFDIQTQQGVHEVGIDAMNGAVLENDIDHGDANDKTDDHKDGETQDD
- a CDS encoding ABC transporter substrate-binding protein, translating into MKSVLRAVSRVVLGAVFLGGSALASAAPLTIGYSDWPGWVAWQVAIEKNWFKDAGVDVKFDWFDYAPSMEAFAAGKLDAVTMTNGDALVTGATGAKSVMILINDYSNGNDMIVGAPGIDSLKDLKGKKVGVEIGFVDHLLLLNGLHKNGMTENDVQLVNVPTNETPQVLASGQVSAIGAWQPNSGAALKLVPGSKPIYTSADAPGLIYDVLAVSPQSLAMHRAEWEKVIKVWYRVVDYINDPKTHDEAVRIMASRVGVPPEEYQAFLKGTKILTLAEAKSHFKKGPGLDSIYGSSEIVDKFNVDNKVYTVPQDINSYIDPALTDALK
- a CDS encoding ABC transporter permease, whose protein sequence is MSSMAHSSWFSVRQPLAPRRRFVLSLMSFGIPLLIWCLVSYVPAVWHPMIKITDPGSVSYFSDGMLLNKDLFYKEQDRLEKEGKAPPQGIPANPVYLPTPGAVATAFYTAFTTPPQRRDEKWLYQSLGDSISVIFLGFLISSLIAIPLGILAGTFDLFSRLTEPFVEFFRYLPAPAFGALAVAILGINEAPKIAIIVIGTFFQQVLVVANTTRKIDTSLLEAAMTLGANRLHLLFRVVIPGMLPDLFRDVRVLLGWAWTYLIVAEMIGASSGITWFITQQARYKNFENVYAAIMMIGFIGITTDLLLAWLSRRIFPWQRGSKA
- a CDS encoding ABC transporter ATP-binding protein produces the protein MSVNDTNSANHDLSYLDQSEAVRARFERLKQRPVVLEVKGLGKNFDSSQGPVTALKDINFKVHKREFVCVIGPSGCGKSTLIRILAGLEQASGGAVLLDGKPVEGPGPERGMVFQGYTLFPWLTVKKNVMFGLQVSGRGGLPEQEALQWIDLVGLSKFANHYPHQLSGGMKQRVAIARALANQPRILLMDEPFGALDAQTRARMQSHLMEIWKNIDITIVFITHDLDEAVYLADRILVLKAHPGEVQELIEVPVPQPRTSGHLDSPEFIATKKHIESLIHPKSMDEEEGEHLNMMRMVRVDDAVGDIF